One part of the Hippoglossus hippoglossus isolate fHipHip1 chromosome 11, fHipHip1.pri, whole genome shotgun sequence genome encodes these proteins:
- the LOC117770914 gene encoding zinc finger MYM-type protein 4-like isoform X3, with product MVRLCAFPSCGNKMSRYSARSFHRLPLSDVETRGLWLAALGMDVNTPVEALRFADHRVCSDHFACDDYSEPKRKRKAPPKHVFLKRNAIPRVGRPAAHTVEVMLLMAEVKEETDVESMEAVPDPELVHRSSPRLSEHGEVDYVLFSDKECEKETGAAVIPSSFSTNQTIRTASDRCGESGSSSESGTEGTEVKTEEEFEINEQNVVVKDNSLEEDAADVKEDTDMETTLDFKEEIIKDGDEDPGVASKEEIDTQQENELHGCKPRASTTDDLDEMMDIGTVDQVEQEAQMKVEEQQNSPTDEGNRCPPGTSSEVTMEEETDVKPTILTPPPADDQAEDVKVALDRIQSSSSPSSPTTASTGRESSSPKAVMNGMEVFNPSLPRIDPERSQADPSSPSPPLVKVKDEPVDEEYDQALISSAFTASVKDEPNTAKEDLRIGCVFSVSPAAETQTLPTAQPSSSHMLCFNCKKSLIKGQTAFQRKGSTSLFCSTACLTTSLPAVKGATKICYNCQKVIIRPQDVILAPDAKGVMKEFCSQNCLTSFNYKKNPSSFRKHDFAKTTPQAVGPQSLCSMCTRYCISKHEVILSGAVHKICSDACFNRFRSVNNLSMAGCGNCGSFCHSKPLMLKMEDGNKTLCNSECLAKYKEKTKVTQPCMMCQTTRLLAETIDNKNDDDSVNLFCSSSCLMAFKVKTVSASGARLNCDSCGKNSVPAYHLAMSDTSIRNFCRLQCVMAFQEKFKKSHKHMNVFTKLPIESTQIQPVTPPQPQQFFSNVPPNLDCAQCARNITFKPEVIQIKDKLVFLCSVDCSQEFKRVNYVTSLCEYCKIEKITRDAKTIDNKDCYFCSDGCKLLFRHDLSKNWGKHCNSCVYCHCVSKKVVTAQYGGSTEEFCSEECRFKYTMLFCHVAKCDTCGCKGKLKQSLPLLGEVKHFCDQTCLLKFCSHKVATQGEVLKGCAGTGEATPIIANVISLADPPTGKPDDSDRTAAQQSTVSQTQSKNSGHISVQTEAVKPPPPPPPAAAAPKILKNKALLCRPLVQNKGVSCKAQTADVESQTDVAFPEVMILPVPVPVFVPVPMNMYSQFAPKPVCLPLPLPVPMFLPVTMDSAQRIIETIQEIKAKIPSDPFEAELILMAEMVAEQDENNKPERPKAKVVEKRTERQDAPDDHTSNFSDDLDTEELTSFLNNWEDASSDPGLRSPSRSYTQEKLNPIVEVPAGMPSEPYSEPPPPAPPPMDVEADFTVETLERMSRLREKGPPAPSPPPATSRRRRPGQRKARDKRGRKSQRSKAAAAANQKGSSNKDLPLELPKLNSEYGLDAWKRWIQWRQTQPNVEKPRIGSRPIELKEDLLRCTTAELSYGLCCFITEVKRPNGEQYSPDSIFYLCLGIQQYLFENSRVENIFMDRFYNKFSTEFTTMLRAFKPPVTATGYIHSRVEEEYLWDCKQLGAYSPIVLLNTLLFFCCKYFGFAAVEQHRQLSFAHVMRCTKTNLDNTKTIFLRFYPPISINEAEPDPEVPSKKRKEDEAKEEILEMVENTENPLRCPVRLYEFYLSKCSESVKQRTNLFYLLPERCCVPNSPLWFSSSALDDTTMEAMLTRILTVRELHLNKSKEGEAEKNTPKDPPFIPEEEEDGDSE from the exons ATGGTTCGCCTGTGCGCGTTCCCGAGCTGTGGCAACAAGATGTCGCGGTACAGTGCGCGCAGCTTCCATCGGTTGCCGCTGTCTGACGTGGAGACGCGGGGGTTGTGGCTGGCGGCGCTGGGGATGGATGTAAACACCCCGGTGGAGGCGCTGCGCTTCGCCGACCACCGGGTCTGCAGTGACCATTTTGCCTGCGACGACTACAGCGAaccaaagaggaagagaaaagctCCACCGAAGCATGTTTTCCTCAAGAGAAATGCGATACCGAGGGTGGGGagacctgctgcacacacagtgGAGGTAATGCTATTGATGGCTGAG GTGAAGGAGGAGACAGATGTTGAATCCATGGAGGCGGTTCCAGACCCTGAGCTTGTTCATAGATCTTCTCCAAGACTTTCTGAACATGGAGAAGTGGACTACGTTCTCTTTTCTGATAAAGaatgtgaaaaagaaactgGGGCAGCTGTGATCCCT TCGTCTTTCTCTACAAACCAAACTATCAGAACAGCTTCGGATCGTTGTGGAGAGTCAGGCAGCTCCTCAGAGTCTGGAACGGAAGGCACCGAGGTGAAAACTGAGGAAGAGTTTgagataaatgaacaaaatgttgTTGTAAAGGACAACAGCTTAGAGGAAGATGCTGCAGATGTGAAAGAAGACACAGATATGGAAACAACTTTAGATTTCAAGGAGGAGATAATAAAAGATGGAGACGAGGACCCAGGTGTTGCCTCTAAGGAGGAGATTGACACGCAGCAGGAAAATGAGCTGCATGGCTGTAAACCGAGGGCTTCAACAACTGATGACCTCGACGAGATGATGGACATTGGTACAGTGGATCAGGTGGAACAAGAAGCTCAGATGAAAGTGGAGGAGCAACAGAATAGTCCGACAGATGAAGGAAACCGTTGCCCACCTGGAACTTCATCTGAAG TGACAATGGAGGAGGAAACGGATGTGAAACCAACCATATTGACGCCTCCTCCAGCCGACGACCAAGCGGAGGACGTGAAAGTGGCTTTAGATCGGATCCAGTCCAGCTCGTCTCCCTCGTCTCCAACCACGGCCAGTACAG GAAGAGAGAGCTCATCGCCAAAGGCTGTGATGAATGGGATGGAAGTATTTAACCCATCACTACCAAGAATAGACCCT GAGAGATCACAGGCAGATCCGTCGTCTCCCTCACCGCCTCTGGTCAAAGTGAAGGATGAGCCTGTAGACGAGGAGTACGACCAGGCTCTGATATCTTCTGCATTCACAGCGAGTGTGAAGGATGAGCCGAACACTGCCAAG GAGGACTTGAGGATCGGTTGTGTCTTCTCAGTGAGTCCAGCTGCTGAGACACAGACGCTTCCCACCGCCCAACCGTCGTCTTCGCACATGTTGTGTTTCAACTGCAAGAAGAGCCTGATTAAAGGACAGACGGCATTCCAGAGGAAGGGCTCCACGTCTCTGTTCTGCTCCACCGCCTGCCTCACCACATCCCTCCCTGCCGTCAAAGGAGCCACTAAGATCTGCTACAACTGCCAAAA GGTGATAATTCGACCTCAGGATGTCATCCTGGCCCCGGATGCTAAAGGAGTCATGAAGGAATTCTGCAGCCAAAACTGTTTGACCTCCTTCAACTACAAGAAAAACCCCTCCAGCTTCCGGAAACACGACTTCGCCAAAACAACACCGCAAGCAGTCGGACCACAGTCGCTGTGCAGCATGTGCACCAGATACTGCATT AGCAAACACGAGGTGATCCTGAGCGGCGCTGTCCACAAGATCTGCAGCGACGCCTGCTTTAACCGATTCCGTTCGGTAAACAACCTGTCCATGGCCGGCTGTGGCAACTGTGGCTCCTTCTGCCACAGCAAACCGCTCATGCTGAAGATGGAGGACGGCAACAAAACTCTGTGCAACTCTGAATGTCTGGCCAAGTACAAAGAG AAAACCAAGGTAACTCAGCCTTGTATGATGTGTCAAACAACCCGTTTGCTGGCAGAGACGATTGACAACAAAAACGACGACGACTCTGTGAACCTCttctgtagcagcagctgtttgatgGCATTCAAGGTCAAGACTGTCAGCGCCTCAG GTGCTCGGTTGAATTGCGATAGTTGTGGGAAGAACTCCGTACCGGCCTACCACCTCGCCATGTCCGATACTTCCATCAGGAACTTCTGCAGGCTACAGTGTGTCATGGCTTTTCAG GAGAAGTTCAAGAAGTCCCACAAACATATGAATGTTTTCACCAAGTTGCCCATTGAATCCACGCAGATCCAGCCGGTCACTCCTCCCCAACCTCAGCAATTCTTCTCCAACGTGCCGCCGAACCTGGACTGCGCCCAGTGCGCCCGCAACATCACGTTCAAACCCGAAGTCATCCAGATCAAG GACAAGCTGGTTTTTCTGTGCAGCGTGGATTGTTCGCAGGAATTCAAGAGGGTCAACTACGTGACGAGCCTGTGTGAATACTGTAAAATCGAGAAGATCACCAGAGACGCCAAAACAATAGACAACAAAGACTGCTACTTCTGCAGCGACG GTTGTAAGCTCCTCTTCAGACACGACCTGAGTAAAAACTGGGGGAAGCACTGTAACTCGTGTGTCTACTGCCACTGTGTCTCAAAGAAGGTGGTGACGGCTCAGTACGGAGGCTCGACGGAGGAGTTCTGCTCTGAGGAGTGCAGGTTCAAATACACCATGCTCTTCTGTCAC GTTGCTAAGTGCGACACCTGTGGGTGCAAAGGGAAACTGAAGCAGAGTCTTCCTTTGCTGGGAGAGGTCAAACACTTCTGTGATCAGACTTGCCTGCTGAAGTTCTGCAGTCACAAGGTGGCCACACAGGGCGAGGTGTTGAAAg GATGTGCAGGAACAGGTGAGGCCACACCCATCATCGCCAACGTCATCTCACTGGCAGACCCTCCGACGGGAAAACCTGACGATTCCGACAGAACTGCAGCTCAGCAAA GCACAGTCTCACAGACTCAATCAAAGAACTCTGGACAT ATCAGTGTCCAGACTGAAGCGGtgaaacctcctcctcctcctcctcctgctgctgctgccccgaAAATCCTGAAGAACAAGGCTCTTCTCTGTCGTCCCCTGGTGCAGAATAAAGGGGTTTCCTGTAAAGCGCAGACGGCTGATGTTGAATCACAGACAG ACGTTGCTTTCCCAGAAGTGATGATCCTGCCTGTCCCAGTTCCCGTGTTTGTTCCCGTACCCATGAACATGTACAGCCAGTTTGCACCCAAACCCGTGTGCCTGCCACTACCG CTGCCCGTGCCCATGTTCCTTCCTGTGACGATGGACAGCGCACAACGCATCATAGAGACCATCCAGGAGATCAAGGCAAAGATCCCGTCTGATCCTTTCGAGGCCGAGCTCATCCTCATGGCCGAGATGGTGGCGGAACAAGATGAGAACAACAAGCCGGAGCGACCGAAGGCGAAAGTGGTGGAGAAAAGGACGGAGAGACAAGACGCCCCTGATG ACCACACCAGTAACTTCAGTGACGATTTGGACACAGAAGAATTGACCAGTTTCCTCAACAACTGGGAGGACGCCTCTTCCGACCCGGGCCTCAGGTCGCCGAGTCGATCGTACACGCAGGAGAAGCTCAACCCGATCGTAGAGGTTCCTGCGGGGATGCCCAGCGAGCCGTACTCCGAGCCCCCGCCTCCAGCTCCGCCTCCCATGGACGTCGAAGCTGACTTCACTGTCG AAACACTGGAGAGGATGTCCCGGCTCAGAGAGAAGGGCCCTCCAGCTCCGAGCCCCCCCCCTGCGACCTCACGACGACGACGACCAGGTCAAAGGAAAGCCCGGGATAAAAGG GGTCGTAAGTCGCAGCGGTCCAAGGCAGCTGCAGCGGCAAATCAGAAAGGCTCCTCCAACAAGGATCTGCCTTTGGAATTGCCAAAACTGAACAGTGAGTACGGACTTGACGCCTGGAAGCGATGGATCCAGTGGCGGCAAACTCAGCCCAACGTAGAGAAACCGCGCATCGGCT CTCGTCCCATCGAGCTGAAGGAGGATCTCCTCCGGTGCACCACAGCTGAGTTGAGCTACGGACTCTGCTGCTTCATCACTGAGGTGAAACGACCAAACGGAGAACAGTACTCACCCGACAGCATCTTCTACCTCTGCCTCGGCATCCAACAG TACCTGTTTGAGAACAGTCGAGTGGAGAATATATTCATGGATCGCTTCTACAACAAGTTCTCCACTGAGTTCACGACTATGCTGAGAGCTTTCAAACCCCCGGTCACAGCCACTG GTTACATCCATTCCCGTGTGGAGGAGGAGTATCTTTGGGACTGTAAACAGTTGGGGGCGTACTCCCCCATCGTCCTCCTCAACACCctgctcttcttctgctgcaAGTACTTTGGCTTCGCCGCGGTGGAGCAGCACCGTCAGCTCTCCTTCGCCCACGTCATGCGCTGCACCAAAACCAACCTGGACAACACCAAAACCATTTTCCTGCGCTTCTACCCGCCCATATCCATAAATGAAGCAGAGCCAG ATCCAGAGGTTCCGTCTAAGAAGCGTAAGGAGGACGAGGCTAAAGAGGAAATCCTGGAGATGGTGGAGAACACGGAGAACCCTCTCCGCTGTCCGGTTCGACTCTACGAGTTCTACCTCTCCAAGTG CTCGGAGTCGGTCAAGCAGCGCACCAACCTGTTCTACCTTCTTCCCGAGCGCTGCTGCGTCCCCAACAGCCCCCTGTGgttctcctcctccgctctggACGACACCACCATGGAGGCGATGCTCACCCGCATCCTCACCGTCAGAGAACTGCATCTCAACAAGAGCAAAGAGGGAGAGGCTGAAAAGAACACACCCAAGGATCCACCGTTTATacctgaagaggaggaagatggggATTCGGAGTGA
- the LOC117770914 gene encoding zinc finger MYM-type protein 4-like isoform X1, which translates to MVRLCAFPSCGNKMSRYSARSFHRLPLSDVETRGLWLAALGMDVNTPVEALRFADHRVCSDHFACDDYSEPKRKRKAPPKHVFLKRNAIPRVGRPAAHTVEVMLLMAEVKEETDVESMEAVPDPELVHRSSPRLSEHGEVDYVLFSDKECEKETGAAVIPSPASVSPLHPSASQSSFSTNQTIRTASDRCGESGSSSESGTEGTEVKTEEEFEINEQNVVVKDNSLEEDAADVKEDTDMETTLDFKEEIIKDGDEDPGVASKEEIDTQQENELHGCKPRASTTDDLDEMMDIGTVDQVEQEAQMKVEEQQNSPTDEGNRCPPGTSSEVTMEEETDVKPTILTPPPADDQAEDVKVALDRIQSSSSPSSPTTASTGRESSSPKAVMNGMEVFNPSLPRIDPERSQADPSSPSPPLVKVKDEPVDEEYDQALISSAFTASVKDEPNTAKEDLRIGCVFSVSPAAETQTLPTAQPSSSHMLCFNCKKSLIKGQTAFQRKGSTSLFCSTACLTTSLPAVKGATKICYNCQKVIIRPQDVILAPDAKGVMKEFCSQNCLTSFNYKKNPSSFRKHDFAKTTPQAVGPQSLCSMCTRYCISKHEVILSGAVHKICSDACFNRFRSVNNLSMAGCGNCGSFCHSKPLMLKMEDGNKTLCNSECLAKYKEKTKVTQPCMMCQTTRLLAETIDNKNDDDSVNLFCSSSCLMAFKVKTVSASGARLNCDSCGKNSVPAYHLAMSDTSIRNFCRLQCVMAFQEKFKKSHKHMNVFTKLPIESTQIQPVTPPQPQQFFSNVPPNLDCAQCARNITFKPEVIQIKDKLVFLCSVDCSQEFKRVNYVTSLCEYCKIEKITRDAKTIDNKDCYFCSDGCKLLFRHDLSKNWGKHCNSCVYCHCVSKKVVTAQYGGSTEEFCSEECRFKYTMLFCHVAKCDTCGCKGKLKQSLPLLGEVKHFCDQTCLLKFCSHKVATQGEVLKGCAGTGEATPIIANVISLADPPTGKPDDSDRTAAQQSTVSQTQSKNSGHISVQTEAVKPPPPPPPAAAAPKILKNKALLCRPLVQNKGVSCKAQTADVESQTDVAFPEVMILPVPVPVFVPVPMNMYSQFAPKPVCLPLPLPVPMFLPVTMDSAQRIIETIQEIKAKIPSDPFEAELILMAEMVAEQDENNKPERPKAKVVEKRTERQDAPDDHTSNFSDDLDTEELTSFLNNWEDASSDPGLRSPSRSYTQEKLNPIVEVPAGMPSEPYSEPPPPAPPPMDVEADFTVETLERMSRLREKGPPAPSPPPATSRRRRPGQRKARDKRGRKSQRSKAAAAANQKGSSNKDLPLELPKLNSEYGLDAWKRWIQWRQTQPNVEKPRIGSRPIELKEDLLRCTTAELSYGLCCFITEVKRPNGEQYSPDSIFYLCLGIQQYLFENSRVENIFMDRFYNKFSTEFTTMLRAFKPPVTATGYIHSRVEEEYLWDCKQLGAYSPIVLLNTLLFFCCKYFGFAAVEQHRQLSFAHVMRCTKTNLDNTKTIFLRFYPPISINEAEPDPEVPSKKRKEDEAKEEILEMVENTENPLRCPVRLYEFYLSKCSESVKQRTNLFYLLPERCCVPNSPLWFSSSALDDTTMEAMLTRILTVRELHLNKSKEGEAEKNTPKDPPFIPEEEEDGDSE; encoded by the exons ATGGTTCGCCTGTGCGCGTTCCCGAGCTGTGGCAACAAGATGTCGCGGTACAGTGCGCGCAGCTTCCATCGGTTGCCGCTGTCTGACGTGGAGACGCGGGGGTTGTGGCTGGCGGCGCTGGGGATGGATGTAAACACCCCGGTGGAGGCGCTGCGCTTCGCCGACCACCGGGTCTGCAGTGACCATTTTGCCTGCGACGACTACAGCGAaccaaagaggaagagaaaagctCCACCGAAGCATGTTTTCCTCAAGAGAAATGCGATACCGAGGGTGGGGagacctgctgcacacacagtgGAGGTAATGCTATTGATGGCTGAG GTGAAGGAGGAGACAGATGTTGAATCCATGGAGGCGGTTCCAGACCCTGAGCTTGTTCATAGATCTTCTCCAAGACTTTCTGAACATGGAGAAGTGGACTACGTTCTCTTTTCTGATAAAGaatgtgaaaaagaaactgGGGCAGCTGTGATCCCTTCTCCTGCATCTGTATCTCCTCTACATCCATCTGCTTCACAGTCGTCTTTCTCTACAAACCAAACTATCAGAACAGCTTCGGATCGTTGTGGAGAGTCAGGCAGCTCCTCAGAGTCTGGAACGGAAGGCACCGAGGTGAAAACTGAGGAAGAGTTTgagataaatgaacaaaatgttgTTGTAAAGGACAACAGCTTAGAGGAAGATGCTGCAGATGTGAAAGAAGACACAGATATGGAAACAACTTTAGATTTCAAGGAGGAGATAATAAAAGATGGAGACGAGGACCCAGGTGTTGCCTCTAAGGAGGAGATTGACACGCAGCAGGAAAATGAGCTGCATGGCTGTAAACCGAGGGCTTCAACAACTGATGACCTCGACGAGATGATGGACATTGGTACAGTGGATCAGGTGGAACAAGAAGCTCAGATGAAAGTGGAGGAGCAACAGAATAGTCCGACAGATGAAGGAAACCGTTGCCCACCTGGAACTTCATCTGAAG TGACAATGGAGGAGGAAACGGATGTGAAACCAACCATATTGACGCCTCCTCCAGCCGACGACCAAGCGGAGGACGTGAAAGTGGCTTTAGATCGGATCCAGTCCAGCTCGTCTCCCTCGTCTCCAACCACGGCCAGTACAG GAAGAGAGAGCTCATCGCCAAAGGCTGTGATGAATGGGATGGAAGTATTTAACCCATCACTACCAAGAATAGACCCT GAGAGATCACAGGCAGATCCGTCGTCTCCCTCACCGCCTCTGGTCAAAGTGAAGGATGAGCCTGTAGACGAGGAGTACGACCAGGCTCTGATATCTTCTGCATTCACAGCGAGTGTGAAGGATGAGCCGAACACTGCCAAG GAGGACTTGAGGATCGGTTGTGTCTTCTCAGTGAGTCCAGCTGCTGAGACACAGACGCTTCCCACCGCCCAACCGTCGTCTTCGCACATGTTGTGTTTCAACTGCAAGAAGAGCCTGATTAAAGGACAGACGGCATTCCAGAGGAAGGGCTCCACGTCTCTGTTCTGCTCCACCGCCTGCCTCACCACATCCCTCCCTGCCGTCAAAGGAGCCACTAAGATCTGCTACAACTGCCAAAA GGTGATAATTCGACCTCAGGATGTCATCCTGGCCCCGGATGCTAAAGGAGTCATGAAGGAATTCTGCAGCCAAAACTGTTTGACCTCCTTCAACTACAAGAAAAACCCCTCCAGCTTCCGGAAACACGACTTCGCCAAAACAACACCGCAAGCAGTCGGACCACAGTCGCTGTGCAGCATGTGCACCAGATACTGCATT AGCAAACACGAGGTGATCCTGAGCGGCGCTGTCCACAAGATCTGCAGCGACGCCTGCTTTAACCGATTCCGTTCGGTAAACAACCTGTCCATGGCCGGCTGTGGCAACTGTGGCTCCTTCTGCCACAGCAAACCGCTCATGCTGAAGATGGAGGACGGCAACAAAACTCTGTGCAACTCTGAATGTCTGGCCAAGTACAAAGAG AAAACCAAGGTAACTCAGCCTTGTATGATGTGTCAAACAACCCGTTTGCTGGCAGAGACGATTGACAACAAAAACGACGACGACTCTGTGAACCTCttctgtagcagcagctgtttgatgGCATTCAAGGTCAAGACTGTCAGCGCCTCAG GTGCTCGGTTGAATTGCGATAGTTGTGGGAAGAACTCCGTACCGGCCTACCACCTCGCCATGTCCGATACTTCCATCAGGAACTTCTGCAGGCTACAGTGTGTCATGGCTTTTCAG GAGAAGTTCAAGAAGTCCCACAAACATATGAATGTTTTCACCAAGTTGCCCATTGAATCCACGCAGATCCAGCCGGTCACTCCTCCCCAACCTCAGCAATTCTTCTCCAACGTGCCGCCGAACCTGGACTGCGCCCAGTGCGCCCGCAACATCACGTTCAAACCCGAAGTCATCCAGATCAAG GACAAGCTGGTTTTTCTGTGCAGCGTGGATTGTTCGCAGGAATTCAAGAGGGTCAACTACGTGACGAGCCTGTGTGAATACTGTAAAATCGAGAAGATCACCAGAGACGCCAAAACAATAGACAACAAAGACTGCTACTTCTGCAGCGACG GTTGTAAGCTCCTCTTCAGACACGACCTGAGTAAAAACTGGGGGAAGCACTGTAACTCGTGTGTCTACTGCCACTGTGTCTCAAAGAAGGTGGTGACGGCTCAGTACGGAGGCTCGACGGAGGAGTTCTGCTCTGAGGAGTGCAGGTTCAAATACACCATGCTCTTCTGTCAC GTTGCTAAGTGCGACACCTGTGGGTGCAAAGGGAAACTGAAGCAGAGTCTTCCTTTGCTGGGAGAGGTCAAACACTTCTGTGATCAGACTTGCCTGCTGAAGTTCTGCAGTCACAAGGTGGCCACACAGGGCGAGGTGTTGAAAg GATGTGCAGGAACAGGTGAGGCCACACCCATCATCGCCAACGTCATCTCACTGGCAGACCCTCCGACGGGAAAACCTGACGATTCCGACAGAACTGCAGCTCAGCAAA GCACAGTCTCACAGACTCAATCAAAGAACTCTGGACAT ATCAGTGTCCAGACTGAAGCGGtgaaacctcctcctcctcctcctcctgctgctgctgccccgaAAATCCTGAAGAACAAGGCTCTTCTCTGTCGTCCCCTGGTGCAGAATAAAGGGGTTTCCTGTAAAGCGCAGACGGCTGATGTTGAATCACAGACAG ACGTTGCTTTCCCAGAAGTGATGATCCTGCCTGTCCCAGTTCCCGTGTTTGTTCCCGTACCCATGAACATGTACAGCCAGTTTGCACCCAAACCCGTGTGCCTGCCACTACCG CTGCCCGTGCCCATGTTCCTTCCTGTGACGATGGACAGCGCACAACGCATCATAGAGACCATCCAGGAGATCAAGGCAAAGATCCCGTCTGATCCTTTCGAGGCCGAGCTCATCCTCATGGCCGAGATGGTGGCGGAACAAGATGAGAACAACAAGCCGGAGCGACCGAAGGCGAAAGTGGTGGAGAAAAGGACGGAGAGACAAGACGCCCCTGATG ACCACACCAGTAACTTCAGTGACGATTTGGACACAGAAGAATTGACCAGTTTCCTCAACAACTGGGAGGACGCCTCTTCCGACCCGGGCCTCAGGTCGCCGAGTCGATCGTACACGCAGGAGAAGCTCAACCCGATCGTAGAGGTTCCTGCGGGGATGCCCAGCGAGCCGTACTCCGAGCCCCCGCCTCCAGCTCCGCCTCCCATGGACGTCGAAGCTGACTTCACTGTCG AAACACTGGAGAGGATGTCCCGGCTCAGAGAGAAGGGCCCTCCAGCTCCGAGCCCCCCCCCTGCGACCTCACGACGACGACGACCAGGTCAAAGGAAAGCCCGGGATAAAAGG GGTCGTAAGTCGCAGCGGTCCAAGGCAGCTGCAGCGGCAAATCAGAAAGGCTCCTCCAACAAGGATCTGCCTTTGGAATTGCCAAAACTGAACAGTGAGTACGGACTTGACGCCTGGAAGCGATGGATCCAGTGGCGGCAAACTCAGCCCAACGTAGAGAAACCGCGCATCGGCT CTCGTCCCATCGAGCTGAAGGAGGATCTCCTCCGGTGCACCACAGCTGAGTTGAGCTACGGACTCTGCTGCTTCATCACTGAGGTGAAACGACCAAACGGAGAACAGTACTCACCCGACAGCATCTTCTACCTCTGCCTCGGCATCCAACAG TACCTGTTTGAGAACAGTCGAGTGGAGAATATATTCATGGATCGCTTCTACAACAAGTTCTCCACTGAGTTCACGACTATGCTGAGAGCTTTCAAACCCCCGGTCACAGCCACTG GTTACATCCATTCCCGTGTGGAGGAGGAGTATCTTTGGGACTGTAAACAGTTGGGGGCGTACTCCCCCATCGTCCTCCTCAACACCctgctcttcttctgctgcaAGTACTTTGGCTTCGCCGCGGTGGAGCAGCACCGTCAGCTCTCCTTCGCCCACGTCATGCGCTGCACCAAAACCAACCTGGACAACACCAAAACCATTTTCCTGCGCTTCTACCCGCCCATATCCATAAATGAAGCAGAGCCAG ATCCAGAGGTTCCGTCTAAGAAGCGTAAGGAGGACGAGGCTAAAGAGGAAATCCTGGAGATGGTGGAGAACACGGAGAACCCTCTCCGCTGTCCGGTTCGACTCTACGAGTTCTACCTCTCCAAGTG CTCGGAGTCGGTCAAGCAGCGCACCAACCTGTTCTACCTTCTTCCCGAGCGCTGCTGCGTCCCCAACAGCCCCCTGTGgttctcctcctccgctctggACGACACCACCATGGAGGCGATGCTCACCCGCATCCTCACCGTCAGAGAACTGCATCTCAACAAGAGCAAAGAGGGAGAGGCTGAAAAGAACACACCCAAGGATCCACCGTTTATacctgaagaggaggaagatggggATTCGGAGTGA